A genomic stretch from uncultured Campylobacter sp. includes:
- the lepA gene encoding translation elongation factor 4 — protein sequence MKTKNIRNFSIIAHIDHGKSTLADRLISECNAVEARQMSSQIMDTMDIEKERGITIKAQSVRLEYELGGEKYVLNLIDTPGHVDFSYEVSRSLASCEGAILVVDASQGVQAQTIANVYIALQHNLEIIPVLNKIDLPAADPQRVKEEIEHVIGLDCSSAIEVSAKTGAGIKELLEAIITRIPAPKTDDAAPLKALIYDSWFDNYLGALALARLYDGVLKKGDEVYIMGSENRHEVLDLMYPNPLAPAKTRELSSGEVGIVVMGLKNVADVQVGDTITLFKKRAAAPVGGFEKAKPFVFAGIYPVQTDKFEDLRDALDKLSLNDSSLSYEPETSLALGFGFRVGFLGLLHMEVVKERLEREFDLDLIATAPTVTYAVYLTDGSCVRIHSPSELPAPNFIERIEEPYVRATIITPSEFLGNLISLLNLRRGIQTKMDYITPERVLLEYDVPTNEIIMDFYDKLKSCTKGYASFDYEPIDYRRGDLVKLDIRVAGEAVDALSIIVPASKAESKGRDLVKAMKEIVPRQLFEVAIQASIGNKIIARENVRAMGKNVTAKCYGGDITRKRKLLEKQKEGKKRMKAIGKVNLPSEAFLSVLKID from the coding sequence TTGAAAACAAAAAACATCAGAAATTTCAGCATCATCGCGCATATCGACCACGGCAAATCCACGCTCGCAGACCGCCTGATTAGCGAGTGCAACGCCGTCGAGGCGCGCCAGATGAGCAGCCAGATCATGGATACGATGGATATCGAAAAGGAGCGCGGCATCACGATCAAGGCGCAGTCCGTGCGGCTCGAGTACGAGCTTGGCGGCGAGAAATACGTTTTAAATTTGATCGACACTCCGGGGCACGTGGATTTTAGCTACGAGGTATCGCGCTCGCTGGCTAGCTGCGAGGGGGCGATCCTCGTCGTGGACGCGAGCCAGGGCGTGCAGGCGCAGACCATCGCAAATGTCTATATCGCGCTACAGCACAACCTCGAGATCATCCCCGTGCTCAATAAAATCGATCTGCCCGCCGCCGATCCGCAGCGCGTAAAAGAGGAGATCGAGCACGTCATCGGGCTTGATTGTAGCAGCGCGATCGAGGTTAGCGCCAAAACGGGCGCGGGTATCAAGGAGCTTTTAGAGGCGATAATCACTCGCATCCCCGCACCCAAAACGGACGACGCCGCGCCGCTTAAAGCACTCATCTACGATAGCTGGTTCGATAACTACCTAGGCGCGCTCGCGCTTGCGAGGCTATACGACGGCGTGCTGAAAAAGGGCGACGAGGTCTATATCATGGGTAGCGAGAACCGCCACGAGGTGCTTGATCTGATGTATCCCAACCCGCTTGCGCCCGCCAAAACCCGCGAGCTTAGCAGCGGCGAAGTGGGCATCGTAGTAATGGGGCTAAAAAACGTCGCCGACGTGCAGGTGGGCGATACGATCACGCTTTTTAAAAAACGTGCCGCCGCGCCGGTGGGCGGATTTGAGAAGGCCAAGCCCTTCGTGTTTGCGGGCATCTATCCCGTGCAGACCGATAAATTTGAAGATCTGCGCGACGCTTTGGATAAGCTCAGCCTAAACGACAGCTCGCTTAGCTACGAGCCTGAAACGTCGCTCGCGCTAGGATTCGGCTTTCGCGTCGGGTTTTTGGGGCTACTGCATATGGAAGTCGTGAAGGAGCGGCTCGAGCGCGAGTTTGATCTCGATCTCATCGCCACAGCGCCGACCGTCACATATGCCGTGTATCTCACGGACGGCTCGTGCGTGCGAATACACAGCCCCAGCGAGCTTCCCGCGCCAAATTTCATCGAGCGCATCGAGGAGCCCTACGTCAGGGCGACCATCATCACCCCGAGCGAGTTTTTGGGCAATCTCATCAGTCTTTTAAATTTGCGCCGCGGCATCCAAACCAAGATGGATTACATCACGCCTGAGCGCGTCCTACTCGAATACGACGTGCCTACAAACGAGATCATAATGGACTTTTACGACAAGCTCAAATCCTGCACCAAGGGCTATGCGAGCTTTGATTACGAGCCGATCGATTATAGGCGCGGCGATCTAGTCAAGCTCGACATCCGCGTCGCCGGCGAAGCGGTCGATGCGCTCTCGATCATCGTACCCGCCTCAAAGGCCGAATCTAAGGGGCGCGACCTCGTCAAAGCGATGAAGGAGATCGTACCGCGGCAGCTTTTTGAAGTCGCGATCCAAGCAAGCATCGGCAACAAGATCATCGCGCGCGAAAACGTCCGCGCCATGGGCAAAAACGTGACCGCCAAGTGCTACGGCGGCGATATCACGCGCAAGCGCAAGTTGCTCGAGAAGCAAAAAGAGGGCAAGAAGCGCATGAAAGCAATCGGCAAAGTAAATCTGCCGAGCGAGGCGTTTTTGAGCGTGCTAAAGATCGATTAA